From the genome of Desulfonatronovibrio magnus:
ATCCTGAACAGAGCGCATCCTGTAAACAGCCGTAGCAAAAAGATCAGCCAGAGCTTCCACCACCCTCATATCTGCGTCACTATATTCTCGCTCGGCATTGGCAAGGGCAATCTGGCCAAAAAGCTCTCCATTAAAAACTGCCGGTACTGCCAGAAACCTGTTCACTGGAACATGTCCGTCAGGAAGGCCTCTTGAAGAGGGATGCTCTGCAGGCTTATTGGTGAAAAAAGGTTTATGAGTATTCAGCGCGTGACCGTGAAGCCCGTTATATCCATCAGAACCCTTGGGAAAGGAGATGCGCTCACTTTCAACCTGACACAGTTCTTTGCCCATCATAAAGGACAAAGTATGACCAACATTGTCACCGCTTTCAGGGTCAATGGAAGATACAAAACCATAAGCACTGGATGTAAGTTTCAAGGCATGCTTGTGTACTTCCTGTGACAGACTGGCAATGGTTGCTTCCGGCAAAGTAATAGCTCTGGCAATCTCAGCAAGCCCCTGGTTGACATCAGATTCGCGCCTGATATGTTCCTGCGCTTCCTTGCGTGCCGAAATATCCCTCACAAATACCAAAGCTCCGTCTAAGCCAGCGCCGGGCAGGGAAGCAGTCCTCATGGCCACACTTATGTCCCGCCCGTCCCTGGTCCGGAGGGTCAGCTCAGTGTCCTTAGAGCCTGTGGATTTCAGAGAAGCAAAACTTCGGCTGTCATTTTCGCGCGAAGCAGGAGACGGAATAAAATCATTAACACTCATACCCAGCAGTTGCTGTTTGGAATAGCCCGTCATGCGGCAGGCTGCCGGATTGGCGTCAACACACTGTCCGCTGTCATTGACTATGAAAACTCCGTATGGTGCTTTTTCAATATAATTTTTGTATTTTTCCTCAGACTCCTGAAGCTGCTGACTGAATTTTTCCCTGGAAAGCCTCCTGACTATCAAAGTTCCAAGCAATGCTGTTCCGAGAGGATATATTAACAGCACTGGCAGGGCCACGCTGGAGATGACCACTCCGGAAATACCTCCTGGCAGAGTCAGCATCATGCCCAGCATGACTATATGTATGACCAGACCAAAAAAAATCAGTTCTTTGAGAGAAATCAGATGCAGTGCATCTTTGCGCCTGCTCCTCCAGGCGAGACCGATAAGACCGGATGTCATGATGACCATCACTCCTGTCCACATCCCGGCACCACTCTGAAAGATCCTGAATAAGGAGGCCATGACCATGGTAATGGCCGTGGGTATTGCCCCAAAAAAAAGACCTGACACGCCAATAAGGATGGAACGGGTATCAAATACCACCCCGGGGATTAACGTCCAGGGAGTAAGCATTACCAGAATGCAGATCATGCTTAGAGTAAGGCCTGCTGCAGCCTGCTGGAAATAGGTTGAATCAGTTCGCCATTTTGTACCGAAAATATCGATAAGCAGTGCAGTTGCCAGAAGCAGAGCCGTATTCTGAGCCAGCGAAATCAAGGCTGGTAGTATGCTGTCCATCTATTTTATTCCTTAAGCCAGTCAGGTTCTGATTACTCACAGCAGCAGACATGAATTTCTCTGCGGCCAGCTTTCATTTTACATTCACGGAAACCCCTCCGTAGCGGCAAAAACCATACCCTGACAACAGCTGGTATTTTAGTACTCCTTTTATGTAAAATTAACAACAATTAAGTGACATGCAAAACAAAAGTTTCAGTTCATCAATAAGCGCTTAAACTACAACATGCGGCTGGGACTCCAGGGCCAGCATATAATTTGGATGGCAGCTCCAGCTGATTATTATCTACCAGGACCGGAAAGAAACAGTGACAAATTATTCTTCATTTGAACATCTACCGGGACAAGAGATTAATACAGAATACCCACCACAGACCCGGTCATCAGGGTGGCCAGTACGCCTGAAAGGATGGAGCGTGGCCCCAGAGCTGTGATTTCCCTGCTGCGTTCCGGGGCAATGCTGATCAGTCCTCCAATGAGGATGCCGAGACTGCCTATGTTGGCAAATCCGCACATGGCATAGGTCATTATAAGGGTACTGCGCTGGGATAATGTCCCTTCCGGCAGCGCAGCCATTTCTAAGTATGCCAGGAGTTCGTTTAGAACCACTTTCACGCCCATCAGCCCTCCGGCGGTGTGGGCTTCGTTCCAGGGTATACCGGCCAGCCAGACCAGAGGCATCATCACGTATCCCATGATACCCTGTAAAGTCAGGGATTCCCCGCGAAAATCAGGCAACGTCCCTAAGCCTGCGTTAAACATACTGACCAGTGCTACAAGAACAATCAGCAAAGCTACAATGTGCAGGTACATATGCAGTCCGAATCCGGTTCCTTTGACCACTGCATCCATGGATGAAACTGTCTCCACCGGGGGCACTACTTCGCCCATGGTTTGAGGTTTTGTTTCAGGAATCATGATTCCTGAAATCAGGATTGCGGCTGGAGCACTGATGAGGGATGCAGCCATAATATGCCCAAGGGCCCCAGGCACAACAGCTCCCACAATCCCGGCATAAAGGACAAGCACGGTTCCGGCAATGGTGGCCATACCGCAGGTCATCAGGGCAAAAAGCTCACTGCGGGTTAATGATGCAACATATGGCCGGATAAAAAGCGGTGATTCAACCATACCGGCAAAAACATTGGCTGCAGTGCCAACTCCCAGGGCTCCCCCAATGTTCAGGGTCTTTCTAAGCATGGCAGAAAAGGCCCTGACCAGAACAGGGATGACTTTCCAGTGATAAAGAAGGGCTGTCAAAGCTCCGGTAACAATAATCACAGGCAGGGCCCGAAAGGCAAAGATATAGGAGGCTCCTCCATATGGCTCTTCAAAAGGCAGATCACCGCCGCCAAGATAACCAAAGACAAAGGTGGTTCCGGCCCGAGTACCGCTTTCCAGAGCCTCCACTGCCTTGTTTAAAATTAGAAAAAAGTCGGTGAACACTGGAATCTTCAGCAGGATCAGGGCCAAACCCAGTTGCAGACCAATCCCGGTTGCTATTAGACGAAAACTGACTGCCCGGCGATTTTCAGACAGGGCAAGGGCAATCAGGATAAAAGCCGGCAGGCCAAGGGCGCTTTGCAGAGTAAGCAGAGTCACAGTATCACCTCTGCATGCATTTTTGACTGCCTGTGTTCAAGAACAAAGTTTCTGAGAAAGTAAAAGTTTATGGTCTTCATGTCTGCTTGACTCCTGAGAATGCAAAGAGTGCTTTAGGCACTTATTGGAAATTTCAAACCAGCATGTTGTTTCATTTTCAAAGAAAGCCAGGAGCCTTTGCCAACGGAACATACTGAAAGGCACGGAAGGTTTTACAGTGTTGCGAAGCATCGCATATTCCGTTCTTCAGTGTGGAGGCGGCTTCCAGCCGCCTGGACTTTAATAGCCTGCAGGATGCAGGCTCCACTTTAAATGCAGTTACTCACAGGTTCGGTCCCGGGGCACCCGGGTGGGACGCTTACAATTTCCTCCTGCTCAGCAGCTATGCTGCATCAAATTCGACAACAAAGGATATATATGTAAATCCAGAAATGTGTATATGCTGAATATCACTGGCTGTTTTGGATAAAATAAGCAGGCCAAGCTTAGACAACTCATGATTGTTTGCACTCATGACATTAAAAGGTCGCACTGCCTGATCCACATCTTCAACCTCTTCTCCATATATGATCTCAACAAAGATACCTTCTTCTTTTTTTCTGATGTTGAACAGACATTTCTTTTGATTCTCATCAACAAAACTTGTCAGATAAATAAAACTTTCTTCGCATGACAGGCGAAGGCGGTTATAGGTGTTGTCATCAAGTTTCAGTCTGTTTTTAAGCATCTTTACTCTGCTCATCAACTCTTTCATTCGATCTTGTGTTGGCAGTATCTGAAAAGTAATTCCAGGCTTGGGAAAAAGGTAAAGAATGGTACTGAGAAAAATAGCTGTAAAACCACCCATAGCCACACCATTCTGCAAAATAGGAGCAAGGTTTACCGGCATAATATCCGGGAAAAAGTTCCTTGTCTCAGCCACAAGACCTGCGCAAAGAGATAGTCCCAGAACCATACCCATTTGAAAAGTAAGCCCTGAGCGCATGACCAGTTCCAGACCGGAATAAAAAAGCATGGCGCATATTACTACAAGCACGCCGCCTATAACAGCATGGGGAATATCTAAGAAAAAGCCTGATACCTTGGGCATAAAAGCAAGACAGATCAAAATAGCTGCCCCCATTATCCCAACCCTTGTGGCAGCAACCCTGGTCATTTTTATCAGGGGCAAATTATCACAAAAAGTGGCCACAGGAGTTCCACCTGCGATTCCTGAAAGGCCTTTGCATAAACCATCGCAGTACAACCCTCCCTGAATTCGGGAATAGTCAACCTTTCTGAATTTTTTAATGGATAGCTGCTGAAGAAGCATGATATTTCCTGTACCTTCCATGGCACTTACAAGAGCAGCCATGAAAAAAGCACCCGCAAGAGGAAGGTATGTCCATTCAAAGTTCAGGGTCAGCCCGGGCCATTCACCTCGGGGAAAACCAAATAAGGGAGAACTGTGAAATTGTTCAAAAGTAAAAAGTCCCATAAACCATGCTGTCAGGCAACCAGCTCCAATGCCCAGGATGGGAGTCCATAACCTGATGGTGTTATTTCCGAACAACATTAATAAAACAAGAACCGCCATGGTAATCAGGCCGGCCAGGTAGTTGCGATAAGTACCGAAATGCGGCATACTTGGACCTCCCCCCTGCCAGAGGTCTATGGCTATGGGCATCAGGCTTAAGGCAACGAGAATAATCAGCACTCCACCAACTGGGGGTGTTACAATATGGCGCAGAAAACGAAGAAAATAAGAATAAAAGATCACTACTGGGGCACAAAGAAGGGTCATGGTAGCCATAAGTTCCAGGCCTCCCATTTGAACAGCCATGAGTGTGCAGGCCAGAAAGGCTGAATAAGATCCCATGAACAATACAAACCCGCAGCCGATTTTCCCAACTCTTAAAGCCTGAAACAATGTTCCCAGGGCTGCCACTATCAATGTAGCAAAAGTAACAAAGGCCACCTGATCAGAAGGGGTACTGGTGGCCTTGCCGATCATATTAGGCAGGAAGATTATCCCGTCAAAAATAAGTGAAACATGAGTAAGGCCAAGAATAAAAGACAGCCCCCATCCTGGCTTATCGTCCGCCGAATACATTGTACTGCGAGAAACCAATTTATCTTCTCCGTTCATATGTAAATTGACATAAAATTATAGTTGCTTGTAAGCTCCTCACCTGGGGGACCGGGACCGAACTTGTGAGTAACTAAAAAATCAGCCTCAACACGTTTGAGATTGCCGCGCTCGAAGACTCGCTCGCAATGACACATGAGATGTCAGGAATGTAGTTGCTGAAAACATGTCACCTACGAAGGAGCCTAAGCGACCGAAGCAATCTGTATGGCAAAAGCTTAATGCCCTGATTTTATTGTATATACGATTTTAGTTACTTAAAAGGTAGTTCCAGCTGGATGCATTGAAACCTCATGAAAAATTGCATCAAGTTCACCTGTGGGAATATATCTCGGCATGCTCTTTTCCGTGATGGTAAATTTACTCACAAATCACGATACTTGCAATGGTTTATGTGGCACGATTCATTTTAGCGTCACATAATATGTCACATCCAGGCTTGCAATCTCCCAAAATGAACAACAGGATGATGCTTAAAGGGAGCATAACGAGTTGATGAAAAAGTAAAATTACTCACAAGTTCGGACCTGGTCCGCCCGGGTGGAGAGATTACAAGCAACTAAAGTCGTTTTTCAAATAAAATCAAACGGTTACAGTTTTCACATTTTTACGATTTTTGCCTATGATACATGAACATTTGCCAGAAAATTTCTGTCAAAGATGGGAACTTTGCGCCTGGCACAGCTTCCTGCCCGGAGGCTTACAGCCCGGAGGGGGACTGTCCCTCGCTGTGTAAATTTTATCATTAAATCAAATTTCTACCAGGAACCAATGCAGCATCAGTCTTGTTTGTAGCACCTCGCGGGGACTGTCTCAATTTTCAGAAAAGTGACAGACTCGTAAAGTTACTCACAAGTTCGGTCCTGGTCCGTCCAGGTGAGGAGCTTCTAAGTAAAACCCAATTGTGACAGCTTGACACAGAGGATGTCCCTGGCTTCTGGATTGCCCCAATTTATCTCAGCACATTCCAGGTCCGCTTTTTTGCACATGACTAATGTTTATCAGCTATTGTCTGGCTGCTTCACAGCTGGACCAAATCCAGGATTAGGATTTTTAAAATGAAAAAGCAGTAATGACTCCCACCACTTGCAAAGCACTCCACTAATCATGTAAATAAAATTTTCTTGTTGAACAATACTGATCAGGA
Proteins encoded in this window:
- a CDS encoding ATP-binding protein; its protein translation is MDSILPALISLAQNTALLLATALLIDIFGTKWRTDSTYFQQAAAGLTLSMICILVMLTPWTLIPGVVFDTRSILIGVSGLFFGAIPTAITMVMASLFRIFQSGAGMWTGVMVIMTSGLIGLAWRSRRKDALHLISLKELIFFGLVIHIVMLGMMLTLPGGISGVVISSVALPVLLIYPLGTALLGTLIVRRLSREKFSQQLQESEEKYKNYIEKAPYGVFIVNDSGQCVDANPAACRMTGYSKQQLLGMSVNDFIPSPASRENDSRSFASLKSTGSKDTELTLRTRDGRDISVAMRTASLPGAGLDGALVFVRDISARKEAQEHIRRESDVNQGLAEIARAITLPEATIASLSQEVHKHALKLTSSAYGFVSSIDPESGDNVGHTLSFMMGKELCQVESERISFPKGSDGYNGLHGHALNTHKPFFTNKPAEHPSSRGLPDGHVPVNRFLAVPAVFNGELFGQIALANAEREYSDADMRVVEALADLFATAVYRMRSVQDIIEARDAAQAASEAKDEFMANMSHEIRTPLNGIMGMMQLLEMTELAENQKEYVDLSIKSGDRLTKLLSDILDMSALESGKIEILEEEFVLCSLGHEMVDLFSAVCRERNIIFDYLPCSDVPDVLIGDEARVRQILYNIVSNAVKFSDQGRITLEMGMVRSKDKNLVNMYFCVSDTGMGMDEETVDELFKPFAQADSSFTRKSQGPGLGLAIVCRLVELMQGSISVESVPGQGSVFEIVLPLSAKQADKELIS
- a CDS encoding NupC/NupG family nucleoside CNT transporter, which gives rise to MTLLTLQSALGLPAFILIALALSENRRAVSFRLIATGIGLQLGLALILLKIPVFTDFFLILNKAVEALESGTRAGTTFVFGYLGGGDLPFEEPYGGASYIFAFRALPVIIVTGALTALLYHWKVIPVLVRAFSAMLRKTLNIGGALGVGTAANVFAGMVESPLFIRPYVASLTRSELFALMTCGMATIAGTVLVLYAGIVGAVVPGALGHIMAASLISAPAAILISGIMIPETKPQTMGEVVPPVETVSSMDAVVKGTGFGLHMYLHIVALLIVLVALVSMFNAGLGTLPDFRGESLTLQGIMGYVMMPLVWLAGIPWNEAHTAGGLMGVKVVLNELLAYLEMAALPEGTLSQRSTLIMTYAMCGFANIGSLGILIGGLISIAPERSREITALGPRSILSGVLATLMTGSVVGILY
- a CDS encoding uracil-xanthine permease family protein, with amino-acid sequence MYSADDKPGWGLSFILGLTHVSLIFDGIIFLPNMIGKATSTPSDQVAFVTFATLIVAALGTLFQALRVGKIGCGFVLFMGSYSAFLACTLMAVQMGGLELMATMTLLCAPVVIFYSYFLRFLRHIVTPPVGGVLIILVALSLMPIAIDLWQGGGPSMPHFGTYRNYLAGLITMAVLVLLMLFGNNTIRLWTPILGIGAGCLTAWFMGLFTFEQFHSSPLFGFPRGEWPGLTLNFEWTYLPLAGAFFMAALVSAMEGTGNIMLLQQLSIKKFRKVDYSRIQGGLYCDGLCKGLSGIAGGTPVATFCDNLPLIKMTRVAATRVGIMGAAILICLAFMPKVSGFFLDIPHAVIGGVLVVICAMLFYSGLELVMRSGLTFQMGMVLGLSLCAGLVAETRNFFPDIMPVNLAPILQNGVAMGGFTAIFLSTILYLFPKPGITFQILPTQDRMKELMSRVKMLKNRLKLDDNTYNRLRLSCEESFIYLTSFVDENQKKCLFNIRKKEEGIFVEIIYGEEVEDVDQAVRPFNVMSANNHELSKLGLLILSKTASDIQHIHISGFTYISFVVEFDAA